One Aegilops tauschii subsp. strangulata cultivar AL8/78 chromosome 7, Aet v6.0, whole genome shotgun sequence genomic window carries:
- the LOC109767589 gene encoding basic endochitinase A-like codes for MRTLAVVSVLATAAMAIACAHAAQCGSQAGRATCPNCLCCSRFGWCGSTLEYCGDGCQSQCSGCGTPDPSGGGVSSIISRSLFDRMLLHRNNGACQAKGFYTYDAFLAAAAAFPGFGTTSSTATRKREVAAFLAQTSHETTGGWATAPNGPYAWGYCFKQERAKSNYCTPSVIWPCAPGRRYYGRGPIQLSHNYNYGPAGRGIGADLLGNPGLVATDSTVSFKTAIWFWMTAQPPKPSSHAVITGHWNPSAADRVAGRVPGFDVITNIVNGGKECGHGYDKRVSDRIGFYKRYCHILGVTHGDSLDCYNQEHFPINFS; via the coding sequence ATGAGAACGCTCGCGGTTGTGTCCGTGCTAGCCACGGCGGCCATGGCCATCGCCTGCGCGCACGCCGCACAGTGCGGTTCACAGGCCGGCCGGGCGACCTGCCCGAACTGCCTCTGCTGCAGCCGCTTCGGCTGGTGCGGCTCTACCCTAGAGTACTGTGGCGACGGCTGCCAGAGCCAGTGCTCTGGCTGCGGCACGCCCGACCCCTCTGGTGGTGGCGTTTCCTCCATCATCTCCCGCTCACTCTTTGACCGGATGCTGCTGCACCGCAACAACGGGGCGTGCCAAGCTAAGGGATTCTACACCTACGACGCCTTCCTAGCGGCCGCGGCCGCCTTTCCAGGGTTCGGCACCACAAGCAGCACCGCCACCCGAAAGCGTGAGGTGGCCGCCTTCCTAGCACAGACCTCCCATGAGACCACCGGCGGGTGGGCTACAGCCCCAAACGGGCCCTACGCGTGGGGCTATTGCTTCAAACAGGAGCGCGCTAAGTCCAACTACTGCACCCCAAGCGTGATATGGCCATGTGCCCCTGGAAGACGCTACTATGGCCGAGGGCCCATCCAGCTCTCTCACAACTATAACTATGGGCCGGCGGGCCGCGGCATCGGGGCTGACCTGCTAGGCAACCCGGGCTTGGTGGCCACAGACTCGACCGTGTCATTCAAGACGGCAATTTGGTTCTGGATGACAGCGCAGCCACCCAAGCCCTCGAGCCACGCGGTCATAACGGGCCACTGGAATCCTTCAGCAGCGGACCGGGTTGCGGGGCGAGTGCCTGGCTTCGATGTGATCACCAACATCGTCAACGGCGGGAAGGAGTGCGGGCATGGGTATGATAAGCGTGTTTCTGACCGGATCGGGTTTTACAAGCGCTACTGCCACATCCTTGGCGTCACCCACGGTGACAGCCTTGACTGCTACAACCAGGAGCATTTTCCTATAAATTTTTCTTGA